The DNA region GGTTCGACCTCGTGCACACCGCGACCAAGCTGGCCATCCCCGCCGGTCCCCTCGCCGGGGAAGCGCAAGCGGTGCAGACGATGGTCGTCCACGGCGAGCGGGTCGTCGCGTTCCACAACACGATCCGGGGCGATATCGCGGCGTTCACCGGCCACGACGCGGACCTCGCGGCCCGCTCGCCCCAAGAGTGGGATTCCTGAGCGGCGCCGTTCCCGGCAGACTCACGCTGTGACGCGTCTGAGAAAGCACTGGCTCTGGCCGCTCGTGATCAGTGTGCTCGCGCTCGGCGCCTTCGCCGGGCTCGGCCTGCTGACCCGGGCGGTGCTCGGCTCACGCGGTAACCGCGCTCTGGCGGACACCGGCGAATTCGGGGTGTGGTCGGCGCTGATCGCGGCGTCGGCGGTGCTCTTCGCCTTCCTGTTCGCGCATGCGATCCCCCTGACGGACTGGCGCCGCGTGGCCGGGATCGCGGTCTGGAAACCGGCTCTGGCGTATGGGATCTTCGCGGCGATCCTGTTCGCGTTCCAGTGGAAGACCGTTTCGCCGATCGGGAACCTCAAGCCCACGACGGCGATCGGGGTGTCACGGACGCTGCTCGCCCTCGGCCTGATCGCGGCGGCGCCCGCGGTGCTGGGCCTGTGGCTCAACCACACCCGGTTGCGCCGGATCTCGCGCGTGTTCGGCGGTGAGGCACGGGGGCAAGCCGCCGACGTCCTCGGCGAACTCCTCGAATGCAAGCGAGCCAACGGGATCTGTCTCGCCGTACTGGCGCTCATCGTGTCCACGGCAGTCATCGACGCCGGGGCCCAGCGCCGCGCCTTCCTCGCGACCGGAACACCGAAAGAGGCCTTCCCGCCCGAATCCGTGCTGCTCTACGGCGCGCTGTTCACCGCGATCTCGCTCCTGCTCTACGTCCCGGTGTTCCTCGCGTGGAAGACGCGGTGCCTGCGGCTGGTCGACGAGGTTTATCCACTGCCGTCCGACGCGCGGCCCGGCGAGGACTGGCTCGCCGGACGCGCCCGCCTGACCCAGCTGCTCGGCACCGACGCCACGGTGGGCAAGACCGTCACGGCGGCGTTCGGGATCCTCGCGCCACTGGCGGCGAGTGTGCTCAGCGTGGTGCTGCCCGGGCTCAAGTAGGGGCGTTGATCGGCCGCAGCCGTCGCGGCCCGGTGTCGGGGCGGGACGGTGGCGGGCCCAGCACGATCCGGGCGTTGGCCACGAAAGCGCCGTCCGGGGAGGCCAGGATCGGGTCGAGCGTCATCGACCGGACCTCGGGGTTGTCCTCGGCGAGCGCCGCGACACGCAACACGATGTCCTGGAGCGCGGCCAGATCCGCCGGTTCGTCGCCGCGGTAGCCGGTGAGCAGCGGCGAGGTCCGCGGTTCGCGCAGCAGGGTGGCGGCGTCGACGTCGGTCAGCGGGACGGCGCGATAGGCCCGGTCCCCCAGCAGCGTGCTGACCAGACCGGAGAGCCCGAACGACACGAGCGTGCCGAACGAAGGGTCGTCCTGCAGCCCGATCACGCAGGACAGGCCCTTGGGCGCCATCCGCTGGACGTAGACCTCGTCGTCGCCGGAGATCTCCCGCAGATCGAGGTACGCCCGGCGCACTCCGTCCACAGAGGACAGATCGAGCCGCACCCCGGCGAGGTCCGGCCTGCCGCGCAACCGTTCGTCGACGGCCTTGAGGGTGACCGGGAAACCGAGGTCTTCGGCCGCTTTCACCGCTTCGTCGGCGGACGTCACGACCCGGAACGGGACGACGTCGATGCCGTAGCAGCCCAGCAGCCGCACGACGTCGTCGTCGGAGAGCAGCGTCGTCTTGCCGTCCTCGGCCGCCAGCAGCTCGCCGACGATCACCTGCGCCTGCTCGGCGTGCAGCCCGGCGGGCCGCACCAGGTTGCCTTGCGGCCGCTGTCGCCAGGCGGCGTACCGCACGACCCGCGCGAGGGCGTTCACGGCGCGTTCCGGACTCGGGTACGACGGGACCGAACCCCGCGTCGGCACGCCGTCCTCCGACAGCACGGCCAGCTCGTCCGGCACCCCCTCGACGGCGAGGAAGGTCGACACGATCGGTTTGTTCTTGTCCATCTCGACGACGGCCTCCCGCAGCGCGCGGGCGTACGCGGTCCCCGGGATCGCCAAGGGCGGCACGAAGACCACGACGAGCGCGTCGGTCTCCGGCGAGTTGAGCGCCTCGCGCACGGCGGCGGCGAATTCCTCCGGGCTCGCCTGCGGCCCGACGTCGACCGGGTCGGCGGTCAGCCGGAGGCCGTGCGCCCGCGCCGTGTCGGCGGCGAGCAACCCGATGGCGCTGGAGTTGCCCACGATGGCGATCCGCGGCCCGGCGGGCAGTGGCTGGTGGGCGAAGACCAGCGCGGTGTCGAAGAGCTGCGCGAGCGTGTCGACGCGGACGACGCCCGCCTGCTCGAACAGGGCCTGGACGCTGGATTCGTCGACCTCCGCCGACGTCGCGGCGAGCTGCGGGCGGACGGCGTGCCTGCCGGATTTCACCGCGACCACCGGTTTCGTCCGCGCCAGCCGCCGCGCGAGCCGCGCGAACTTACGCGGGTTGCCGAACGATTCCAGGTACAGCAGGACGAGGTCGGTCGCCGGATCGGTCTCCCAGTACTGGAGCAGGTCGTTGCCGGAGACGTCGGCCCGGTTCCCCGCCGAGACGAACGTGGAAAGCCCGAGGCCGCGCGCTTCGGCGTCGGCCAGGATCGCGGTGCCCAGCGCGCCGGACTGACAGAAGAACCCGGTGCGGCCGCGCGCGGGCAGGCGGGGCGCGAGGGTGGCGTTGAGCCGGACCGAGGCGTCGGTGTTGAGCACACCCAGCGCGTTCGGGCCGACGACACGCATACCGTGCGCCCTGGCCTCCCCGACCAGCCTCAGTTCGGCGTGCAGCCCGTGCGGACCGGCCTCGGCGAACCCACCGGAGACGATCAGGAGGGTCTTGACCCCTTTGGCCAGCGCACCGTCCAAAACGGACTCGACGGCCTCGGCGGGCACGGCGACCAGCGCGAGGTCGACGTCTTCCGGAATGTCCACGACGGACGGATAGGCACGGACGCCGCGGACGGATTTGTGCTCCGGGTTGACCGGGTAGACCGTGCCGGCGAAGTCCGCGCTGAGCAGGTTCGTGAGGGCGACGTAGCCGATCTTGGTCGGATCGGTGGACGCGCCGATCACCGCGACCGACTTCGGATGCAGCAGGTTGTGCACACTGCGGGCCTCGGCGGCCTGCTCCCGGGAGCGGGCGACCGCGAGCGACTCCTCGGTCGGGTCGATGTCGAACTCCAGGTGCAGCACGCCTTCTTCGATCTCGCGGCTGACCTGGTAGCCCGCGTCACGGAACACCCGGACCATGCCCGCGTTCTCGGCGAGCACCTCGGCGACGAAACGGCGCAGCCCGGATTCCGAGGCGGCCGCGGCCAGATGCTCCAGCAGGATCGACCCGAGCCCGCGGCCCTGATGGGCGTCGTCGACGACGAACGCGACCTCGGCCGACGGTCCCTGTTCGAGCCGTTCGTACCGGCCGACCGCGACGATGTCGTCGCCCAGCAGCGCGACGAACGCGACCCTGTCGTGATGGTCGACGACGGAGAACCGTTCGAGGTCGCGCTGCGGGATCCGCGGATAGGCGCCGAAGTACCGGAAGTACCGGGTGCGTTCGGACAACCGGCCGTGGAAGGCGACCAGGCCGTCGGCGTCGCTCGGGATCACCGGGCGCAGGTGCACCGTCCCGCCGTCGGAGAGCAGGACGTCGGCCTCCCACTCACGCGGGTAGTCGTAGGGGTCGCGTTTGGTGTCCTCACTGACCATGTTCAGTCCCTCGGATCGTCCGGATCGAGGCCGTGCAGGGGGAAGATCGCGCGGCGGGTGTCGCGGATGGCGATGTCGACCGGCTCGTCCTCTCCGTCCCCCAAGGGACGAAGGCGGTGTCGCGGCCGTCGGACATGCCTGCCGGGATCTCGGCCTTCGGCGCCGCCCTGGAGATCGACGCGACCCAGTTCGGCGGCAGCGACGTCGCCGGGTCGACGTCGCGGTCGAGCACGGTGGCGAGCAGATGGGTCCAGGACCGAGGCACCACCCGGATCAGCTGGTAGCCACCGCCGCCCACGGCCAGCCAGCGGCCGCCGGTATGCGTCTCGGCCAGCTCGCGCAGCCGCCGGTAGATGGCGCGATGGCCGTCCACCGACAGCGAGAGATCCGCCAGCGGGTCTTCCTCGTGCGAGTCGACACCGCACTGGGTGACGAGGATCTGCGGCCGGAACTGCTCCAGCAGCGACGGCACCACCGCCTCGAACGCCCGCAGCCAGCCGCCGTCACGGGTGCCGGGCGGCAGCGGGAGGTTGACCGCCGTGCCCTCGGCCCCGCCCTTGCCGATCTCCGCCGAGTAGCCCGTGCCCGGCCACAACGTGAACGGGTGCTGGTGCAGGGAAACGGTCAGCACCCGCGGGTCGTCGTAGAACGACGTCTGCACACCGTCGCCGTGGTGGACGTCGGTGTCGACGTACGCGACGCGCTCGAAGCCGTGGTCCAGCAGCCACGAGATCGCCACCGAGCAGTCGTTGTAGACGCAGAAGCCCGACGCCTTGCCCGGCATCGCGTGGTGCAGCCCGCCGGCGATGTTCACCGCCCGGGTCGCCCCGCCCTCGGCGATCTTCCGCGCGGCCAGCAGCGTCGAGCCGACGACCAGCGCGGACGCCTCGTGCATCCCGCTGAAGACCGGGTTGTCCTCGGTGCCGAGCCCGTGCGCGAAATCGGCACCGGTCATCGGCGCCTGCCGGACGGCTTCGATGTACTCGCCGAGGTGCACGCGGCGTAACTCGTCCTCGCCCGCCGGGCCGGGGATCAGCAGTTCGACCCCGTCGAGCACGCCGAGTTCGGTGGCGAGCCGGATGGTCAGTTCGAGCCGCACCGGATTGAACGGATGCTCGCCGCCGAGGTCGTAACCCAGCAGCGAGGAGTCCCATACGACGGCCGGTGCTCGCATGGTCCGAACTCTAGTGCCCGGAAGCGGCTCGCGCGTCGCTCCGGACCGCCCGCGGGTCAGCCGGGCAGATCCCCCGTGGCCACCGGGCGCTCCGGATCGCGGGACCAGTGCGACCACGAACCCGCGTACAGCGCGGCGGGCGCGGGGTGACCGGCGACCTCGAGCGCGAGCACCACGGACGAGGCGGTGACGCCCGATCCACAGTAGACACCGACCGGTGTCTCCGGGGCCACGCCGAGCCCTTCGAACCGCTCCGCCAGCTCCGAGGCGTCACGCCAGCGGCCGTCCTCCCCGACGTGCCCGGAGAACGGCGCGTTGACCGCGCCGGGGATATGCCCGGCACGCGGATCGATCGGCTCGGTCTCCCCCGCGTACCTCGGCCGCGCCCGCGCGTCGAAGAGCAGCCCGTCCCTGGCGAGCTTGGCGGCCTCGGCCGCGTCGAGCACCGGCATGCCACCGGGCTTCACGACGATGTCGCCCTCCGCGGGCGAAGGGATCTCGCCGGTGAGCGGGCGGTCCTCGTCGGCCCAGGCGGCGAACCCTCCGTCCAGCAAGGCGACCTCGGCGTGCCCGGCCCAGCGCAGCAGCCACCACGCCCGGGCCGCGACCGAACCGTCGGAGTCGTCGTAGACCACGACCGGGTGACCGGCACGGACCCCGGCCGCCCGCAGGTGCCGCTGCAGCGTCTCCGGTTCGGGCAGCGGGTGACGGCCGCCCTCCCCCGGCTCCCCGGCGAGCGCCGTGTCGAGATCGACGTACACCGCACCTGGGAGATGCGCCTCACGGTAGGAATCGGCGCCGGGCGGCCCGGCGAGCCGCCAGCGGACATCGAGGACTACGGAGCGTGCGGATTCCGGCCCGGAGAGCTGCTCCGCGAGTTCGCTGGTGGTGATCATGGGGCGCATGGGCCCATCTTCCCGTGACTCGCGGCTCCATGCCCAGCTTGGGGGACTTTTCCCGCCTCGGCGCTTGTTCTCCCCACGCCTGCGTCGCTGTCGGTGCCAGCGACTACGATGAGCAACGCGGACGAAGGGGACAGCGTGAACGATCTCATCGACACCACAGAGATGTACTTGCGTACCATCTACGAGCTCGAAGAAGAAGGTGTCGTCCCGCTGCGGGCCCGGATCGCGGAGCGGCTGCAGCAGAGCGGCCCGACCGTGAGCCAGACCGTCGCCAGGATGGAACGCGACGGACTGGTCGTGGTCGCGGACGACAGGCACCTGCAGCTGACCGAGCACGGGCGCGAGCTCGCCATCGCGGTCATGCGCAAGCACCGGCTGGCCGAGCGCCTCCTGGTCGACGTCATCGGCCTGGAATGGGAGCACGTCCACAACGAGGCCTGCCGCTGGGAACACGTGATGAGCGAGGCCGTCGAGCGCAAGCTGGTCAAGCTGCTCGACCACCCCACCACGTCGCCCTACGGCAACCCGATCCCGGGGCTGGACAAGCTCGGCGACGGCGATCCCGCCCCGCCCGCCGAAGCCGACCTCGTGCGGCTCGACGAGTTCGCCCGCATGGGTGGCGGCGAGGTCGAGATCCGCCGCATCGCCGAGCACGTGCAGCTGGACGAGACGCTGATGACCGAGCTCAAGTCGGTCGGCATCGTGCCCGGCAGCCGGGTCAAGGTCGGCAAGACGGCGCCCGGCGGGACCATCGAGGTCACCGGCGGGAGCAGCACCGCGCAGGTGCCCGTCTCGGCGCTGCACGCCGTGCTGGCGCAGGCCAGGTGAGCGCCGCGTCCGACGCCGCGGAGACCTTCCAGGCCCTCCACGGCCGGGCTCCGGCCGGCGTCTGGTCCGCACCGGGCCGGGTGAACCTGATCGGTGAGCACACCGACTACAACGACGGTTTCGTGCTGCCGTTCGCCCTCCCGCACCGGCTCGCCGCCGCGGCGACGCCGCGCGAGGACGGTGTGCTGACCGTGGCCACCCTCGGCTCGGACGGCCGGGTGCAGGAGTCCGGCCCGCTCACCATCGCCGATCTGCGGCCCGGCTCGGTCGAGGGGTGGGCCGCGTACCCGGCCGGGGTCGCGTGGGTCCTGCGGGACCAGGGCCTCGGCGGCGGCGCGGACGTGGCGATCGCGGGGGACGTGCCCTCGGGGGCGGGGCTGTCCTCCTCCCACGCGCTCGAATGCGCCGTCGCGCTCGCCTTCCTGGGGCTGGCGGGCATCACCCCGGGGACCGGCGCGGGTTCGCCGACCCTGCACGAGGTGGCGCGCTGGGTGCAGCGTTCGGAGAACGACTTCGTCGGGGC from Amycolatopsis sp. EV170708-02-1 includes:
- a CDS encoding bifunctional GNAT family N-acetyltransferase/acetate--CoA ligase family protein, whose translation is MVSEDTKRDPYDYPREWEADVLLSDGGTVHLRPVIPSDADGLVAFHGRLSERTRYFRYFGAYPRIPQRDLERFSVVDHHDRVAFVALLGDDIVAVGRYERLEQGPSAEVAFVVDDAHQGRGLGSILLEHLAAAASESGLRRFVAEVLAENAGMVRVFRDAGYQVSREIEEGVLHLEFDIDPTEESLAVARSREQAAEARSVHNLLHPKSVAVIGASTDPTKIGYVALTNLLSADFAGTVYPVNPEHKSVRGVRAYPSVVDIPEDVDLALVAVPAEAVESVLDGALAKGVKTLLIVSGGFAEAGPHGLHAELRLVGEARAHGMRVVGPNALGVLNTDASVRLNATLAPRLPARGRTGFFCQSGALGTAILADAEARGLGLSTFVSAGNRADVSGNDLLQYWETDPATDLVLLYLESFGNPRKFARLARRLARTKPVVAVKSGRHAVRPQLAATSAEVDESSVQALFEQAGVVRVDTLAQLFDTALVFAHQPLPAGPRIAIVGNSSAIGLLAADTARAHGLRLTADPVDVGPQASPEEFAAAVREALNSPETDALVVVFVPPLAIPGTAYARALREAVVEMDKNKPIVSTFLAVEGVPDELAVLSEDGVPTRGSVPSYPSPERAVNALARVVRYAAWRQRPQGNLVRPAGLHAEQAQVIVGELLAAEDGKTTLLSDDDVVRLLGCYGIDVVPFRVVTSADEAVKAAEDLGFPVTLKAVDERLRGRPDLAGVRLDLSSVDGVRRAYLDLREISGDDEVYVQRMAPKGLSCVIGLQDDPSFGTLVSFGLSGLVSTLLGDRAYRAVPLTDVDAATLLREPRTSPLLTGYRGDEPADLAALQDIVLRVAALAEDNPEVRSMTLDPILASPDGAFVANARIVLGPPPSRPDTGPRRLRPINAPT
- a CDS encoding sulfurtransferase → MRPMITTSELAEQLSGPESARSVVLDVRWRLAGPPGADSYREAHLPGAVYVDLDTALAGEPGEGGRHPLPEPETLQRHLRAAGVRAGHPVVVYDDSDGSVAARAWWLLRWAGHAEVALLDGGFAAWADEDRPLTGEIPSPAEGDIVVKPGGMPVLDAAEAAKLARDGLLFDARARPRYAGETEPIDPRAGHIPGAVNAPFSGHVGEDGRWRDASELAERFEGLGVAPETPVGVYCGSGVTASSVVLALEVAGHPAPAALYAGSWSHWSRDPERPVATGDLPG
- a CDS encoding metal-dependent transcriptional regulator; translated protein: MSNADEGDSVNDLIDTTEMYLRTIYELEEEGVVPLRARIAERLQQSGPTVSQTVARMERDGLVVVADDRHLQLTEHGRELAIAVMRKHRLAERLLVDVIGLEWEHVHNEACRWEHVMSEAVERKLVKLLDHPTTSPYGNPIPGLDKLGDGDPAPPAEADLVRLDEFARMGGGEVEIRRIAEHVQLDETLMTELKSVGIVPGSRVKVGKTAPGGTIEVTGGSSTAQVPVSALHAVLAQAR